The DNA window ctgtgatcatgctactgcactctactagcctgggtgacagagcaagactgtgtctccaaaaaaaaaaaaaaaaaaaaaaaggccctatCGTACTAGGGAGTTTAGCCTTTCTTGAGCCACATACCCCTTTAGCAATCCAGCAATGCCTACGGACCCCTCctcaagaatatttattatttatttatattttgaaacaaggtctcactctgttgcccaggctagagtgcactggtgtgatcttggctcaatgcatcctctgcctactgggctcaagcgatcctcccacctcagcctccggagtagctgggaccacaggtatgtgccaccactcctggctaatttttctttttggtacagacagagtttcgccatgttgcccaagttggtctcaaactcctggcctcaagtgacccatctgcctcagcctctcaaattgctggaattacaggaattaGTCTGGCCAAGAATActtataaattcataaaataaatacataagaaattatattgaaagttatcaaaatttaaaaccaaatgtGCAATATAGTAATATGTCGTTCtttattaatacattaaatattaagATCTAGTGGTAAATCTAATTACTAGcttaatttcaaaatgtaaattatttcctttttttttttttttgagacgcttacaagcgtgcgccaccatgcccggttaagtttttgtatttttaacagaaacagggtttcaccatgttagccagaatggtctcaaactcctgaccttagctgatcctcccgtttcagcctcccaaagtgctgggattacaggcatgagccaatacGCCCGGCCAACAGATTTTCAAGGTACCAGCAATAACTGTAGTGTAGTAGGAAAATTTCTGCTAATACTATCATGAATTGTTGCTAACATTCATAATCACAGGAAACACTAAATTTCAGTTAGGGtgagtgaaaataaaattatgcttttCTCCCCTCTTATCCCCACCCTGACCCCATCCAAATGAAAATGATTCccctttaaaattttcaaaagtagagagaaaaaagttttatgtTACAAACTGAAGGAGGGAGGTTAGATAAGAAAGGATGGAAAAGATGACCATGAGATGTATTAGCATCCTCCTTCTGAAACTGGGCTGGGTGAGATGCCTCTGGTCTTAGATGCAGGTCCAAGGCGCAAGGTagacaggtgggggcaggggtgggagcagTTGCTCTGCTCTCTCAGGAGTCCACATGCAAGAGGGAGCTAGATCTCAGCTTGGTCATCTCAAATCCCAAGGTATCattgtgccaggcattattcgCCACCCCCAACCTTCTCTGCTTCCCTGACTCCACATTCTCAGTTCTCAGCATGACCTCCTCTTCCCACCCCTAAAATGGCTTTGAAGCTAACAGTGCATTGACTTCTGTTCTGAAGACCAGGTTCTCAGTAACTGGAAGGCACAGAGCAGCCCATCTCTGGGGCTCTTCTTGCCGCTCAGTCCCAAGACTTTCCACAAGGATGGAACTGTAGCTTTTGTCTTCTCAGTCCAGAGTctgggcttcctgaaggaaattccacaagaaaaataaagtgcagTGCAGATTCTGGTCTCTCAAAACCTTCTCTAAGGGTGTGGACTGGGAGACAGGTCCAGGTCATATAGAAGAGCAAGTCTGGCTTCAGCGTTCTCTGGGAGTCTCCCTTCTGTCCCCAAGGCTATTTCTGGTCTTCAGGGGGGTAGGGTACTTATCTCCCACACACTGGGGATGTCCCAGTGGACAGACTGATTTTGAGACACAAAGTGAACTTGAAGCCATGTTTTGGAATGAAAATTCCCAGTGGATTTATCACACCTCTCCAAGGGTTGGCAGCTATAAGGCCTGGCTCAGGGCTTCTACCCGCTTCTACCTCTTCAGTAACCAGTTCTACCAAATCTGCACGCAGGCTGAAAAAAATCAGCACTGATAGTGGAAAGACAGCCAAGAGAAATTCCTCCAGCTCCAGGTCTCCAAGCTGTCAGGCACCAGGACCCCCCTCCCCCAACTTCTGAGAGTCAAGAGCTGCACAACCTGGTGGCTTGCAAGATGTCAGCCGCTTCTTAAAGCACCCCAAATATAAAATCTCAATAGCGGCTCCTTTTCCCCAGTACCGCAGTCCCCATGCCCCACCTAGACAGAAATAATGGAACTTGCAGCATTTTGCAATCCCGAGCTGCACAGCCCAGAACCGGGTTTCCCAACCTGTAGAGGCCGCACCCGCGTCTCCTGGGCGGGCAGTGCCGGTAATCCCCAACAAGCCCCAGCGTGTTTGGAATTAACGGGTCTGACTGTGCCCAGAGAAAGGACCTCCATCTCAGGGCCCCTCCCCATACAGGCACCTGCCCTCCAGGGCTGCGCGACCCGCCCCCAATCCCGGGTTCTGGAATCCAGCCAAACCTCCGCGTTCCCCAAACCACTAGTTCCCTCCTTCCTGGAACCCCACAGCTTCAGTTCTGGACCCCACACCACACGGTGGAGCGGCGGGGAGGCCCCGCctaaggagggggagggggaggagaagcaAATAAACACAGGAAAACACGCAGCGGGAGGGGGAGCGCCCGAGGGTGCGCAGCAAGGAAAGCGTGAGTACAAGGGGATCTCTCTTGTCAGGGGCCTCAGGTGCGGCCCGGGGGCCAGAGCCCTGCGCCGCGCGGTGGACTCAGGCCCAGCTCTTCCCCGTGCACTCCCCAGCCCTGTAACCACCCCGAGCACCCTCCACAGCGCCCACCTTCCTCGCCGCCCCCTCACCTGAAACCACCAGCGCCTCGTTGGGCCCCACCGTGTGGCAGTTGCCCATGGCGCCGGCGGCACTGAGGGCCCTCGGGACCGCACAGACCCGAAGAGCAGCAGCGGGTCCGCAGCGCCGGCCGCGCCCAGCCTATCCCGCCACCCCCAGCGGCCGGCCGCCCGCTCGCCCGCGCCCCTCTGTGGTCGCAGCCCCGCCGGAAGTGTGGCGGCGGAGGGCGGGGCCGGCGCGTTGAGGCAGGAGCTAGCGTAGCCTCGGCGGTCAACGCGCTTTTATTCCAAGGGGCTCCAGATACAGATCACCCCAGCCCTGCATCCACCCGGAAGGCGTCCCCCTACTCCCATGGGGCACCTCGATACCAACTGCCCTGCCCTGACTCACTTCTCAGCACCCATCTTAAGGCGGTCGGCCCTGGCCTCAgacccctgggttcaaatctcaggcCCTCCTCCTACTCactgtgagaccttgggcaagtcccttagCTCGGGAGCCTTATTCAACCTCATTAATATGGGGGTAATTTAACTACCTAGCTAGACCGTTGCAAAGGGCTCAATTCACTAATTCTCAATGTTGGCAGTGCATCACATTGCAAACTCCCTGCCTCTGCTCCAGAGCTGATCAGAATCAATGAGGGTGGGGCCTGAAAATACTAAATCCAAATTTCCGAGAAGCACAGGGTCTAGCATATTACCCCCTATCTCTCCATCTGGGGTTACTGTCACTTTCAGGAAGAAATAATCACCCATTATTTCTTCAACCAGGAAAAGAGATGTCCAGGGTACAGCTTGGGGCCCCAGAAAGTAACCATGGAGGTCAAGATCATAAACCCATCAGTGTCCAGGGCATGGCCTGGCACACATCCGAGGTTTTCAAGGGCCATGAAGTGCCATGGAAAGCATCCTGGCCTGAGTGGTTAGGAGAGCTGGGTCTCAGGCTCAACTTTAGCCTGAATTCGGTGAGTCATCTTAGACAAATCTGGTGAGCTCTGAGGGCTGGGGTAAGGTTGAGAAATTGTGGGCTCCTCAGGGTGGGTGGTGCTCAGAGAAGATGGGGCCCCTGAGTCCTCAGACTGGGAGTCTTCATCGGGTTCAGCATCCTCCCCAGGCCCAAGCCCTGCCAGCCTCTTGCTGGCCTCCCATAGCCGATGGGCTGCCCGGTCATCTCGGGCAGCTGGAGGCACCTCTTCCACATGGCAGTTGGCAAAATATCTCCCACTGAGGGGCTCAATGCCCTCTTGTAGAGCACAATACAGGGGTGTCTGGGCACCCCCTCTTGGTGCCCGGAGCACCAGCCAAGCCAATGGGCGCAAAAGTGGGCGCAGCCATCCAGGAACATGGCGCAGGAACAGCTCCGAGTTCACAGGCCCTGtaggcaggaagaaagaaaggagttgGGCTAGGCGCAGTGGTGTGCAtttatagtcacagctactgcgGAGGTggagcaggaggatcgcttcagtccaggagtttgagaccagcctgggcaacatagtgaagctctgtctctttaaaaaaaaaaaaaaaaaatagaacagagcTAGAAGAATAGGGACAGAATCTGGTTTCAAGGAACCAGGATAGTATTTACCAGGCATTCGGGACTTCTGCGAGGTGACTTCACTCATTTCCTGCATGAAGCCTCTTCCCTTCCATCCAAACTGCTTGTTCACCTCACATCCCAGATTTTGTTCATGCTGTGTCCCATGCCTGAAACAATTCTCAGTCTCTCTCCATCTTTTCTTCTAGCTCAAGTCCTGTTCCTTGTTtaaccaacatttattaagtacttgcAGTACACCAGCCACTATTTTGGACATTAGGGATATGGAGTGTAATAGAGGCTTAATAAAGGCTAATTGTGATCATCGCTATTATAATTACTAATGAGCTTTAGGCAGTGACTATCTAAAATGCAGTATGGTAATATGAATATGGCAGATCTTGTTATCCTGGTATAACCTCTTGCATAAGACAAAGTGTGCCTCTGGATCCCCAATTatctcactcagagtaaaagtcAGAATGCTTATAGTGAACCTCCCTCCAAACCCTACAGGACCCAGTGCCTCTCTGTGACCTCACCTCTTGCCACTCTCCCCCTTCACTCTGTTCCAGCCACATTAGCCTTTCTCAAGCACACTAGGCCTTAGGGCCTCTGCacttacttttttctgttttggagacagagtctcgctctgtcacccaggctggagtacagtggcgagatctcagcttactgcaacatccacctccaggttcaggcgattctcctgcctcagcctcctgaatagctgggactacgggtgccagacagcatgtctagctaatttttgtatttgtagtagagacagggtttttttttttttctttttttgagacggagtcttgctctgtcccccaggctggagtgcagtggcggtatcacagctcactgcaacctccacttcctggattaaagtgattctcctgcctcagcctcctgagtagctgggattacaggcacacgctaccacgcctggctaatttttgtatttttagtagaaacatggtttcaccatgttggtcaggctggtcttgaactcctgaccttgtgatcgcctgcctcagcctcccaaaatgctaggattacaggcgtgagccaccacacctggcctagagatgcggtttcaccatattgcccaggttggtctcaaactcctgacctcaagtgatctaccagcctcggcctcccaaagtgctgggattataggcatgagccaccgcttccGGCCCCTTTGCACTTATTATTTGcactgttctctctttttttgggcATCTCCCCAGTGAGCCATGTATCTTTCAGGCttctgttcaaatgtcacctttatAGATATGTCTTCCTTGACTGCCACACCATATTCCCATTCCATTTGCCCCTCGCCCTGTTTCCTCTTTCCTCAGAGAACTCTATCACCACCcctcattgtatatatttattggctctctctgtctcctccaaaCTAGAATGCAAACTCTATGAGGGCAgggtctttgttttgttcactgctatatccccagcACTGCAAATAATGCCTCATACAGAGTAGGTACTCGGTAAATGCTTCTTAGATGAATGAAAAATTATtagctatcatcatcatcattatcagtTCAGTCAGTGCAGATGGCTCCTGGGGGTGGGAATCCAGGTCTTATTCATGGCCATACACCCTCCAGGGCTCAGCACCCAGGCTTGTGCTGTGAGAAGAAGAACCTAAACCAGGAGAGCCTGGTTCCAAGATCAGCAAGGAACAGGTCTCTCCTTGGACTATGCTTCCTTCCTGCTCTGAGATTCTGTGACTCAATGAgggattgggggtggggaggtggtagTGGTGTGAGGGGCACAGGATGGGGCATGGAAAGGAGAGGGGAATCGGAAGCCGAAGAACCAGACCTCACCTGGGTGTGCTGCATAGCAGGTGATGCCAGTGCCCTCAAGCTGGTTGGCAAGCTCCCGGGCAAACAGTACATTAGCCAGCTTAGTGTCAGCATATGCCCGCAGCTCCTGCCGCCAGCCCACCACTGGGCGGTCCAGGCGTTTGAAGTCGAGACGTCCCCGACAGTGGGCAGCTGAGGCTACCACCACCACGCGGCTAGGGGCACATGCCTTCAGGCAAGGCAGCAGCAGATGTGTCAGCAGAAAGGGACCGATGTGGTTCACCCGAAGCAGCAGGTTAAACGCCTCGCGGGTCCGGCCACAGGAACTGATCCCTGGGGCAGAGGCTAGATGTAAGTGGCTGCTCCAGAAGGAGCTCTGCAGCCTTGGCATCCCTATCTATGAGATGGGAGTAGGGGGCATCCTTCCCATGTGTCCACTGGCCCCAGCAGGGCTGCCGCTGGAGGGGGCAGCTGCCCCTGGCCAcccgccaccccccaccccacagggCCTGCTGCCCCT is part of the Chlorocebus sabaeus isolate Y175 chromosome 16, mChlSab1.0.hap1, whole genome shotgun sequence genome and encodes:
- the DHRS13 gene encoding dehydrogenase/reductase SDR family member 13, with translation MEALLLGTGLLLGAYVLVYYNLVKAPPCGGIGNLRGRTAVVTGANSGIGKMTALELARRGARVVLACRSRERGEAAAFDLRQESGNNEVIFMALDLANLASVRAFATAFLSSEPRLDILIHNAGISSCGRTREAFNLLLRVNHIGPFLLTHLLLPCLKACAPSRVVVVASAAHCRGRLDFKRLDRPVVGWRQELRAYADTKLANVLFARELANQLEGTGITCYAAHPGPVNSELFLRHVPGWLRPLLRPLAWLVLRAPRGGAQTPLYCALQEGIEPLSGRYFANCHVEEVPPAARDDRAAHRLWEASKRLAGLGPGEDAEPDEDSQSEDSGAPSSLSTTHPEEPTISQPYPSPQSSPDLSKMTHRIQAKVEPETQLS